One Mycolicibacterium goodii genomic region harbors:
- a CDS encoding sigma-70 family RNA polymerase sigma factor: MSVMLRKLTTVTVLAHRLDDDSPADAFLSEAQTYRRELLAHCYRMTGSLHDAEDLVQETYLRAWKSYQGFQGRSSVRTWLYRIATNTCLTSLEGRARRPLPSGLGTPSSAPTEEIAEHHEVPWLEPLPDGGDDPEDPSQIVGTRESVRLAFVAALQHLSPRQRAVLVMREVLQWKAAEVGEAIGASTAAVNSLLQRARAQLETVGPSEDDKIEPPESPEARAMLDRYIKAFEAYDIDKLVELFTEEAIWEMPPFDTWYRGPQAIGDLSRYKCPAEKPGDMRFIQTTANGQPAAAMYMLNRETGRHEAFQLHVLDITTEGISHVVAFMGEGLFEKFGLPAAL; this comes from the coding sequence ATGTCGGTCATGCTGCGTAAGCTCACGACTGTGACGGTCCTCGCACACCGACTCGACGACGACAGTCCCGCCGACGCCTTCCTGTCGGAAGCCCAGACCTACCGGCGGGAGCTTCTTGCACACTGCTACCGGATGACCGGCTCCCTGCACGATGCCGAGGATCTGGTGCAGGAGACATACCTGCGTGCCTGGAAGTCCTACCAGGGATTTCAAGGTAGATCGTCGGTGCGCACGTGGCTGTACCGCATCGCCACCAACACATGCCTGACGTCGCTGGAGGGCCGCGCGCGCAGACCTCTGCCGTCCGGCTTGGGCACCCCGAGTTCGGCGCCGACGGAAGAGATCGCCGAGCACCATGAAGTGCCGTGGCTGGAGCCGCTACCGGACGGCGGGGATGATCCCGAGGATCCGTCGCAGATCGTCGGCACCCGCGAATCCGTGCGGCTCGCGTTCGTCGCCGCGTTGCAGCACCTGTCACCGCGCCAACGCGCGGTGCTGGTGATGCGAGAGGTTCTGCAGTGGAAGGCCGCCGAGGTCGGCGAGGCCATCGGAGCCTCGACGGCCGCCGTGAACAGCCTGCTGCAGCGGGCCCGCGCGCAGCTTGAGACCGTCGGCCCCAGCGAGGACGACAAGATCGAGCCCCCGGAGTCGCCGGAGGCCCGGGCCATGCTGGACAGATACATCAAGGCGTTCGAGGCGTACGACATCGACAAGCTGGTCGAACTGTTCACCGAAGAGGCCATCTGGGAGATGCCGCCGTTCGACACGTGGTATCGCGGGCCGCAGGCCATCGGCGACCTGTCGCGCTACAAGTGCCCGGCGGAGAAGCCGGGCGACATGCGCTTCATCCAGACCACTGCCAATGGTCAGCCTGCGGCGGCGATGTACATGCTGAACCGGGAGACCGGTCGGCACGAGGCCTTCCAACTCCATGTCCTCGACATCACCACCGAAGGCATCTCCCACGTCGTGGCGTTCATGGGTGAGGGTTTGTTCGAGAAGTTCGGGCTACCCGCGGCGCTGTAG
- a CDS encoding VOC family protein — MTASNAKISASIVPNLWFDRDAEQAAEHYIAAFGGNGRILNKIAAHPDAPSPQDVPVVVEFELAGQRFVGINGGPQFTFTEAVSLEVRVSGQEQLDQVWAALTEGGEELPCGWLKDKYGLAWQVTPTEYYDMITKGDEEANNRLMTAVLSTHGKFDLVKLQAAYDNA; from the coding sequence ATGACCGCGAGCAACGCCAAGATCAGTGCCAGCATCGTCCCCAACCTGTGGTTCGATCGGGATGCCGAGCAAGCCGCCGAGCACTACATCGCGGCCTTCGGCGGCAACGGCCGCATCCTCAACAAGATTGCCGCACACCCGGACGCGCCGTCCCCGCAGGATGTGCCCGTCGTGGTCGAGTTCGAACTGGCCGGGCAGCGGTTCGTGGGTATCAACGGCGGCCCGCAGTTCACGTTCACCGAGGCCGTGTCGCTCGAGGTGCGGGTTTCCGGACAGGAGCAACTCGATCAGGTGTGGGCCGCGTTGACCGAGGGCGGCGAGGAACTGCCGTGCGGGTGGCTCAAGGACAAGTACGGGCTGGCCTGGCAGGTCACCCCGACCGAGTACTACGACATGATCACCAAGGGCGACGAAGAGGCCAACAACCGGTTGATGACCGCGGTGCTGAGCACACACGGCAAGTTCGACCTGGTTAAGCTGCAGGCCGCGTACGACAACGCCTGA
- a CDS encoding NDMA-dependent alcohol dehydrogenase: MKTKGALLWELNSPFKVDEIDLGDPVADEVQIRLHAAGMCHSDYHITTGATPIGLPALGGHEGAGVVTKVGKNVTGIEEGDHVILAFIPACGECPPCLKGFRSLCDRGAVLLGGKAIADGTSRIHAGSHEVSPMNLLGTFAPYMTVHKHSVVKIDKDIPFETAAIMGCAVPTGFGSATNVAQVQAGETVVIVGVGGIGMSALQGAVISGAKQVIAIDPNEWKREQAIKFGATHVYPTMAEAIAPVIDVTHGLMADKVIIAVGEMKGEYIEEALILTAKTGTCVVTGMGAMTDVDVKLNLFLFTMLQKTLKGNIFGGGSSHIETPRLAALYKAGLLNIDDMVTRTYKLEDINSGYQDMLDGKNIRGVIKYDESDW, translated from the coding sequence ATGAAGACCAAGGGCGCACTGCTATGGGAACTGAATTCGCCGTTCAAGGTCGACGAGATCGATCTGGGCGACCCCGTCGCCGATGAGGTACAGATCCGGCTGCACGCCGCCGGAATGTGCCATTCCGACTACCACATCACCACGGGCGCGACGCCCATCGGACTGCCCGCGCTCGGCGGCCACGAGGGCGCAGGCGTCGTCACCAAGGTCGGCAAGAACGTCACGGGCATCGAGGAGGGCGACCATGTCATCCTGGCGTTCATCCCGGCCTGTGGTGAGTGTCCGCCGTGCCTGAAGGGCTTCCGTTCACTGTGTGACCGCGGCGCAGTTCTGCTGGGCGGCAAGGCGATCGCAGACGGCACCAGCCGCATCCATGCCGGCAGCCACGAGGTGTCGCCGATGAACCTGCTCGGCACCTTCGCGCCCTACATGACCGTGCACAAGCACTCGGTCGTCAAGATCGACAAGGACATCCCGTTCGAGACCGCGGCCATCATGGGCTGCGCGGTGCCGACCGGGTTCGGTTCGGCCACCAACGTCGCGCAGGTCCAGGCCGGCGAGACCGTCGTCATCGTCGGCGTCGGCGGCATCGGCATGAGCGCGCTGCAGGGTGCGGTGATCTCGGGCGCCAAGCAGGTCATCGCGATCGATCCGAACGAGTGGAAGCGCGAGCAGGCCATCAAGTTCGGCGCCACCCACGTCTACCCCACGATGGCCGAGGCCATCGCTCCCGTCATCGACGTCACCCACGGCCTGATGGCGGACAAGGTCATCATCGCGGTCGGCGAGATGAAGGGCGAGTACATCGAAGAGGCGTTGATCCTGACCGCCAAGACCGGAACGTGCGTCGTGACCGGAATGGGCGCGATGACCGACGTCGACGTCAAGCTCAACCTGTTCCTGTTCACGATGTTGCAGAAGACGTTGAAGGGCAACATCTTCGGCGGCGGCAGCAGCCACATCGAGACACCGCGGCTGGCCGCGCTCTACAAGGCCGGCCTGCTCAACATCGACGACATGGTCACCCGGACCTACAAGCTCGAGGACATCAACTCCGGCTATCAGGACATGTTGGACGGCAAGAACATCCGCGGCGTCATCAAGTACGACGAGTCCGACTGGTAA
- a CDS encoding type IV toxin-antitoxin system AbiEi family antitoxin domain-containing protein, producing MAVEPPFRDGIATTQQLLAIMSSRVLARRVRDGELFRVCHGVYSMETPDTACRLRALDLLSSTPIVACMNTAAQIYGFDIDPDFRLHILDPGVRMRPSSDLMVHQRIGAPLKKVDGRLLTAPAWTAIELARTLRRPRALAILDAALRSATCTNTELESALAEQRGRRGVVKVRELLPHADARAESPMESEMRLVFIDWALPAPELQYEIRDLHGRLWRVDFAWPQYRVAAEYDSVDWHANADAFRHDRMKVARLQEMGWVSVPAVIDDIRKYPAELCARIRQEFLRAA from the coding sequence ATGGCAGTCGAGCCCCCCTTCCGTGACGGCATTGCGACCACGCAACAGTTGCTCGCGATCATGAGCTCGCGAGTGCTCGCCAGGCGGGTTCGTGACGGCGAACTGTTCCGCGTGTGCCATGGCGTGTACTCGATGGAAACGCCCGACACGGCGTGCCGGCTGCGCGCGCTCGATCTGCTGTCGAGCACACCGATCGTCGCGTGTATGAACACCGCCGCGCAGATCTACGGGTTCGACATCGACCCCGACTTCCGACTCCACATCCTCGACCCAGGCGTACGTATGCGGCCGTCATCAGATCTGATGGTGCATCAGCGGATCGGTGCACCGCTGAAGAAGGTCGACGGCCGGTTGCTGACCGCCCCGGCGTGGACGGCGATCGAGTTGGCCCGCACCCTCCGCCGTCCACGAGCGCTGGCGATCCTCGACGCCGCCCTGCGCAGCGCAACCTGCACGAACACCGAACTCGAGAGCGCGCTGGCCGAGCAGCGCGGGAGACGCGGTGTCGTCAAGGTCCGCGAGCTGCTGCCCCACGCCGACGCGCGCGCCGAGTCGCCGATGGAGTCCGAGATGCGGTTGGTGTTCATCGATTGGGCCCTGCCCGCCCCGGAGTTGCAGTACGAGATACGCGACCTGCACGGTCGGCTTTGGCGGGTGGATTTCGCCTGGCCGCAGTACCGGGTGGCCGCGGAGTACGACAGCGTTGACTGGCACGCCAACGCCGATGCGTTCAGGCACGACCGGATGAAGGTCGCACGCCTGCAGGAAATGGGGTGGGTGAGTGTGCCCGCGGTGATCGATGACATCCGGAAGTATCCCGCCGAACTGTGCGCACGAATCCGTCAGGAGTTCCTTCGCGCCGCCTGA
- a CDS encoding SDR family NAD(P)-dependent oxidoreductase: MDINGASAIVTGGASGIGAASARQLAAKGAKVVIADLQADKGEALAKELGGAFVSVDVTETDQIIAAVDKAAELGPLRALVNSAGIGWAQRTIGKDGEFASAHNLDVYKKVLAINLVGTFDCIRLAATAMSRNEPTETGERGAIVNMTSVAAFDGQIGQAAYSSSKGGVVGLTLPVARDLAAVGIRVNTVAPGLIDTPIYGEGEASEAFKAKLGESVLFPHRLGKPEELASMVIELITNSYMNAEVVRVDGGIRMPPK; the protein is encoded by the coding sequence GTGGATATCAACGGAGCTAGCGCAATCGTCACCGGTGGCGCATCAGGTATCGGCGCGGCATCTGCCCGCCAGTTGGCAGCCAAGGGAGCCAAGGTCGTCATCGCCGACCTCCAGGCCGACAAGGGCGAGGCCCTCGCCAAGGAACTCGGCGGCGCGTTCGTCAGCGTCGACGTCACCGAGACCGACCAGATCATCGCCGCGGTCGACAAGGCCGCCGAGTTGGGCCCACTGCGCGCCCTGGTGAACTCGGCCGGCATCGGCTGGGCCCAGCGCACCATCGGCAAGGACGGCGAGTTCGCGTCGGCGCACAACCTCGACGTCTACAAGAAGGTGCTCGCGATCAACCTGGTCGGCACGTTCGACTGCATCCGGCTCGCCGCGACCGCGATGAGCCGCAACGAGCCCACCGAAACCGGCGAGCGCGGCGCGATCGTCAACATGACCAGCGTCGCGGCCTTCGACGGCCAGATCGGCCAGGCCGCCTACTCGTCGTCCAAGGGCGGCGTCGTCGGCCTGACCCTGCCGGTGGCGCGTGACCTCGCCGCGGTGGGCATCCGCGTCAACACCGTCGCCCCGGGTCTCATCGACACCCCGATCTACGGTGAGGGCGAGGCCTCCGAGGCGTTCAAGGCCAAGCTCGGTGAGTCCGTGCTCTTCCCGCACCGTCTCGGTAAGCCCGAGGAGCTGGCGTCGATGGTCATCGAGCTCATCACCAACTCCTACATGAACGCCGAGGTCGTTCGCGTCGACGGCGGCATCCGCATGCCCCCGAAGTAG
- a CDS encoding pirin family protein codes for MPPTVDIRRADDRGASTTDWLQSRHSFSFGDYYDPANTHHGLLLVNNDDIVAAGGGFDTHPHRDMEIVTWVLEGELAHADSMGNSGIIYPGLAQRMSAGTGVQHSERNASTEHPVHFVQMWVIPDRAGLTPSYEQREIVLTNALTPIASGVGDAAVTMHNRNATLHGARLRPGDGVELPEARYLHLFIARGRVTLEDSGALSAGDAARLTDSGGQHVVAEADAEILVWEMHASLAGD; via the coding sequence ATGCCACCGACCGTCGACATCCGGCGCGCCGACGACCGCGGCGCCTCCACCACCGACTGGCTGCAGTCCCGGCATTCGTTCTCGTTCGGCGACTACTACGATCCCGCCAACACCCACCACGGCCTGCTGCTGGTCAACAACGACGACATCGTCGCCGCCGGTGGCGGTTTCGACACCCATCCGCACCGCGACATGGAGATCGTCACGTGGGTGCTGGAAGGCGAACTGGCGCATGCCGACTCGATGGGCAACTCCGGAATCATCTACCCCGGGCTGGCGCAGCGCATGTCGGCAGGCACGGGCGTGCAGCACTCGGAGAGGAACGCGTCGACGGAGCACCCGGTGCACTTCGTGCAGATGTGGGTCATCCCGGACCGGGCCGGACTGACGCCGAGCTACGAGCAACGCGAGATCGTGCTCACCAACGCGCTGACGCCGATCGCGTCGGGGGTCGGTGATGCGGCGGTGACGATGCACAACCGCAACGCCACACTGCACGGCGCGCGGCTGCGGCCCGGTGACGGCGTCGAACTGCCCGAAGCCCGCTATCTGCACCTGTTCATCGCGCGCGGTCGCGTCACACTGGAGGATTCCGGAGCGCTGAGTGCGGGTGACGCCGCGCGCCTCACCGATTCCGGCGGACAACACGTGGTCGCCGAGGCTGACGCCGAAATCCTCGTCTGGGAGATGCATGCGAGTCTGGCCGGGGATTAG
- a CDS encoding PQQ-dependent sugar dehydrogenase: protein MRVWPGIRTVTLTASVVLAGCGTGSQDPPVSPSPTTQGTAASTERPVEAAALTPVTLDLPSGLGDAPLDEPRQALVPAGWTLSVVARVPKARMAAWAPDGALLISVPATGQVVKALPAQSVLLDGLDQPHGLFFTGSTLYVAESDQIDAYDYVGGAAVNRRTVIDGLPDAKSPDLRGAYAHALKSVVVGHDGAVYFSIGSTGNISAEDRTADPPRATIMRVPPGGGPAEPFATGVRNGTGLAFAPDGSLWTAVNNRDNVADPDGRVVQSYVDDHPPESVARLTPGRELGWPYCNPDGPPPAKLVRDVQTNRDGAEMDCAALPPIEQTLGAHSAPLGMSFAELPQPYGEGALVGVHGSWNRDAPRAPEVSFFPWRDGTLGPQQTLVGGFQDDGGQRWGRPVAAVAGPDGAVYITDDFAGAVYRLAPPP from the coding sequence ATGCGAGTCTGGCCGGGGATTAGAACAGTCACTCTCACCGCATCCGTCGTGCTCGCCGGGTGCGGCACCGGCTCACAGGACCCGCCGGTGTCTCCCTCGCCCACCACTCAAGGGACGGCCGCGAGTACCGAGCGTCCGGTCGAGGCCGCCGCGTTGACACCCGTGACGCTCGACTTGCCCAGCGGTCTCGGTGACGCTCCGCTCGACGAGCCGCGTCAGGCGCTTGTCCCCGCCGGGTGGACGTTGTCAGTGGTCGCGCGGGTGCCGAAGGCCCGCATGGCGGCGTGGGCCCCCGACGGCGCACTGCTGATATCGGTTCCCGCCACCGGTCAGGTGGTGAAAGCCCTTCCCGCGCAGAGTGTTTTGCTCGACGGGTTGGACCAACCGCACGGGCTGTTCTTCACCGGGTCGACGTTGTACGTGGCCGAGAGCGATCAGATCGATGCCTACGACTATGTCGGCGGTGCGGCAGTGAACCGCCGTACCGTCATCGACGGTCTGCCCGACGCCAAGAGCCCCGACCTGCGCGGGGCCTACGCGCACGCCCTCAAGAGCGTGGTGGTGGGACACGATGGCGCCGTGTACTTCTCGATCGGCTCGACGGGCAACATCTCCGCCGAGGATCGCACGGCCGACCCGCCACGGGCCACCATCATGCGCGTGCCGCCAGGCGGTGGACCCGCCGAGCCCTTCGCGACCGGCGTGCGCAACGGGACCGGGTTGGCGTTCGCCCCGGACGGGTCGTTGTGGACCGCGGTCAACAACCGCGACAACGTCGCCGATCCCGACGGGCGCGTCGTCCAGTCCTATGTCGACGATCATCCTCCGGAATCGGTCGCACGGCTCACGCCCGGCCGCGAACTGGGCTGGCCGTACTGCAATCCCGACGGTCCGCCCCCGGCGAAGCTGGTCCGCGACGTGCAGACCAACCGCGACGGGGCCGAGATGGACTGTGCCGCACTGCCTCCCATCGAGCAGACGCTCGGCGCGCACTCTGCCCCGCTGGGGATGAGCTTCGCCGAACTCCCGCAACCGTACGGGGAGGGCGCACTGGTCGGGGTGCACGGATCCTGGAACCGGGACGCGCCCCGCGCTCCCGAGGTGTCGTTCTTTCCTTGGCGTGACGGCACTTTGGGGCCGCAGCAGACACTCGTCGGCGGATTCCAGGACGACGGCGGACAGCGCTGGGGCCGCCCGGTGGCCGCGGTCGCGGGGCCCGACGGCGCGGTGTACATCACCGACGACTTCGCCGGGGCGGTGTACCGGCTCGCCCCTCCCCCGTAA
- a CDS encoding helix-turn-helix transcriptional regulator, which produces MTTPGEEQRLRDLKLLRRVRDRIDREYAQPLNVEALARAVNMSAGHLSRQFKAAFGESPYSYLMTRRIERAMALLRRGDLSVTEVCFAVGCSSLGTFSTRFTELVGMPPSTYRDHAAATAEGLPSCLEKYVTRPIRNREAPAVRLHLA; this is translated from the coding sequence GTGACCACGCCTGGGGAGGAACAACGCCTGCGCGATCTCAAACTACTGCGCCGGGTGCGCGACCGCATCGACCGCGAGTACGCGCAACCGCTCAACGTGGAAGCACTCGCCCGCGCGGTCAACATGTCGGCGGGCCATCTGTCCCGGCAGTTCAAGGCCGCCTTCGGCGAATCGCCGTACTCGTATCTGATGACACGGCGCATCGAGCGTGCGATGGCGCTGCTGCGCCGTGGTGACCTGTCGGTCACGGAGGTGTGCTTCGCGGTCGGGTGCTCGTCGCTGGGCACGTTCAGCACCCGCTTCACCGAGTTGGTGGGCATGCCGCCGAGCACGTACCGGGATCACGCGGCCGCAACCGCTGAAGGCCTTCCGTCGTGCCTGGAGAAGTACGTCACAAGACCGATCAGGAATCGAGAAGCGCCGGCCGTGCGGCTGCACCTAGCGTGA
- a CDS encoding VOC family protein, producing the protein MSNDLTIYNTFVPHEDPEQSLAFYRDILGFEVRLDVGQGTMRWITVGPPNQPGTSIVLYPPTADPAITEEEGKMIAEMMAKGTFASIVLATADVDSVFEKLQATTAEIVQEPTDQPYGVRDCAVRDPAGTMIRIQERAH; encoded by the coding sequence ATGAGCAACGACCTGACGATCTACAACACCTTCGTACCGCACGAGGATCCGGAGCAGTCGCTCGCGTTCTACCGCGACATCCTCGGTTTCGAGGTCCGCCTCGATGTCGGCCAGGGCACCATGCGGTGGATCACCGTCGGCCCGCCGAACCAACCGGGCACCTCGATCGTCCTGTATCCGCCTACCGCCGATCCGGCGATCACCGAGGAGGAGGGCAAGATGATCGCCGAGATGATGGCGAAAGGCACGTTCGCCAGCATCGTCCTCGCCACCGCCGACGTCGACAGCGTCTTCGAGAAACTGCAGGCCACGACGGCCGAGATCGTGCAGGAACCGACCGACCAACCCTATGGCGTCCGCGACTGCGCCGTGCGGGATCCCGCGGGCACGATGATCCGTATCCAGGAGCGCGCACACTGA
- a CDS encoding ATP-binding cassette domain-containing protein, which produces MHPADSHDRIRVTGARENNLKDIDIELPKRRLTVFTGVSGSGKSSLVFDTIAAESQRLINETYSAFIQGFMPNLARPEVDVLEGLTTAIIVDQQRMGSDPRSTVGTATDAGAMLRILFSRLGKPHIGSPQAFSFNVASISGAGAVTFEKGGRTVKERRDFNIVGGMCPRCEGRGSVNDIDLTALYDDSKSLSDGAITIPGYSMDGWYGRIYRGCGFFDPDKPIKKFTKKELDALLYKDATRLKIEGVNLTYMGLIPQIQKSFLSKDVEAMQPHIRAFVERAVTFTTCPDCHGTRLSEIARSSKIDGVNIADACAMQITDLAAWLSALEKKSAAKSVAPLLTALRQNLDSFVEIGLGYLSLARPAGTLSGGEAQRVKMIRHLGSALTDVTYVFDEPTIGLHPHDIARMNALLLQLRDKGNTVLVVEHKPETIAIADHVVDLGPGAGTAGGEVVFQGTVDGLRASDTVTGRHLGYRAGLKDSARKADGVLEIRGANTNNLQNVDVDIPLGVLVVITGVAGSGKSSLIDGSVAGRDGVVSVDQSPIRGSRRSNPATYTGLLDPIRKAFAKANGVKPGLFSSNSEGACPACNGAGVIYTDLGVMATVESTCEECEGRRFQASVLEYTLAQRNIAEVLAMPVTEAVEFFGTGEAKVPAAQKILARMADVGLGYLTLGQPLTTLSGGERQRLKLAAQMADKGDVYILDEPTTGLHLADVEQLLALLDRLVDSGKSVVVIEHHQAVMAHADWIIDLGPGAGHDGGRVVFEGPPADLVAARSTLTGQHLAEYVAS; this is translated from the coding sequence ATGCATCCCGCCGACAGCCACGACCGGATCCGCGTCACCGGGGCCCGCGAGAACAACCTCAAGGACATCGACATCGAGTTGCCGAAGCGGCGGCTCACGGTGTTCACGGGGGTTTCGGGTTCGGGGAAGAGCTCGCTGGTGTTCGACACGATCGCCGCGGAGTCGCAACGGCTCATCAACGAGACATACAGCGCGTTCATACAGGGGTTCATGCCGAACCTGGCGCGGCCCGAGGTGGACGTACTCGAAGGGCTGACCACCGCGATCATCGTCGATCAGCAGCGGATGGGTTCCGATCCCCGGTCGACGGTGGGTACGGCCACCGACGCCGGTGCGATGCTGCGAATCCTGTTCAGCCGCCTCGGGAAACCCCACATCGGGTCGCCTCAGGCGTTCTCGTTCAACGTTGCGTCGATCAGCGGTGCCGGTGCCGTGACGTTCGAGAAGGGCGGGCGGACGGTCAAGGAACGCCGCGACTTCAACATCGTGGGCGGCATGTGCCCGCGATGCGAGGGCCGCGGTTCGGTCAACGACATCGATCTCACCGCGCTGTACGACGACAGCAAGTCGCTCAGCGATGGTGCGATCACCATTCCCGGTTACAGCATGGACGGGTGGTACGGCCGGATCTACCGGGGTTGCGGCTTCTTCGACCCGGACAAGCCCATCAAGAAGTTCACCAAGAAGGAACTCGATGCGCTGCTGTACAAGGACGCCACCAGACTCAAGATCGAAGGCGTCAACCTGACCTACATGGGTCTCATCCCGCAGATCCAGAAGTCGTTTCTGTCTAAAGACGTCGAGGCCATGCAACCGCACATTCGCGCGTTCGTGGAACGCGCGGTCACGTTCACGACGTGTCCGGACTGCCACGGGACCCGGCTCTCGGAGATCGCGAGGTCGTCGAAGATCGACGGCGTGAACATTGCCGACGCGTGCGCCATGCAGATCACCGATCTGGCCGCCTGGTTGTCGGCACTGGAGAAGAAGTCGGCGGCGAAGTCGGTCGCTCCGCTGCTCACCGCGTTGCGGCAGAACCTCGACTCGTTCGTCGAGATCGGCCTGGGCTACCTGTCGCTGGCACGCCCGGCGGGCACGCTTTCGGGCGGTGAGGCGCAGCGGGTCAAGATGATCCGTCATCTGGGATCCGCGCTCACCGACGTCACCTACGTGTTCGACGAACCGACGATCGGGTTGCACCCGCACGATATCGCCCGGATGAACGCGCTGCTGCTGCAATTGCGCGACAAGGGCAACACTGTGCTGGTGGTCGAGCACAAACCCGAGACCATCGCGATCGCCGACCATGTCGTGGACCTCGGCCCCGGAGCGGGCACCGCGGGCGGCGAGGTGGTCTTCCAGGGCACCGTGGACGGCCTGCGCGCCAGTGACACCGTCACCGGCCGCCATCTGGGTTACCGTGCCGGGCTGAAGGATTCGGCGCGAAAGGCCGACGGGGTCCTGGAGATCCGCGGCGCGAACACCAACAACCTGCAGAACGTGGACGTCGACATCCCGCTGGGTGTGCTCGTCGTCATCACCGGTGTCGCCGGGTCCGGCAAGAGTTCACTGATCGATGGTTCGGTGGCGGGTCGCGACGGCGTGGTGTCGGTCGACCAGAGCCCGATCCGCGGGTCGCGCCGCAGCAACCCGGCGACCTACACCGGGCTGCTCGATCCGATCCGTAAGGCGTTCGCCAAGGCGAACGGTGTGAAACCGGGGTTGTTCAGCTCGAATTCGGAAGGCGCGTGCCCGGCGTGCAACGGCGCGGGCGTCATCTACACCGACCTCGGGGTGATGGCGACCGTGGAGTCGACATGCGAGGAGTGCGAGGGCCGTCGGTTCCAGGCCTCGGTGCTCGAATACACCCTGGCACAACGCAACATCGCCGAGGTGCTGGCGATGCCGGTGACCGAGGCCGTGGAGTTCTTCGGCACGGGTGAGGCGAAAGTGCCTGCCGCGCAGAAGATTCTCGCGCGTATGGCCGATGTCGGCTTGGGATATCTCACGCTGGGCCAGCCGCTGACCACGCTGTCGGGTGGTGAACGGCAACGGCTCAAGCTCGCGGCCCAGATGGCCGACAAGGGTGATGTCTACATCCTCGACGAGCCGACGACGGGTCTGCACCTCGCCGACGTCGAGCAGCTTCTGGCGCTGCTGGACCGGTTGGTGGATTCCGGGAAGTCGGTAGTCGTCATCGAACACCACCAGGCAGTCATGGCGCACGCCGACTGGATCATCGATCTGGGCCCCGGCGCGGGCCATGACGGCGGCCGGGTGGTCTTCGAGGGGCCGCCGGCCGACCTGGTTGCCGCGCGCTCGACGTTGACCGGTCAGCACCTGGCTGAGTACGTCGCCAGCTAA
- a CDS encoding phosphodiester glycosidase family protein, which yields MPGLAKLLRRATAGAATFVLCAVLCSAGSPTASAEDPRALLLGAIANTKGSYLVYNFGGQFAAPFLTADGRAYTLNNGGHLMTIKNASTRLSPRLLVDTHQGYQSRCERTPGARTNEGLWQASETYAPLNAWQVLGQPTIAVNANFFDVRPQKGGSWRDTKCSSPLGAYVDNTRGQGRANQAVTGTLAYAGKQGLSGGNEHWSALATMILPVGGAPYVIMPKGPNDYDAATPEITRLVDGGTRFVAVAGIGLLAPGDTGQLNDNGPSAARTALGYNRAADQLYVFQGGSYTPDNMQDLFRGLGADNAVLLDGGGSSAIVLRRDTGGMWSGAGSPRGNCDTRAVLCDSRERALPSWLAFN from the coding sequence GTGCCTGGACTGGCAAAACTGCTCCGACGCGCGACGGCGGGCGCCGCAACGTTCGTGTTGTGTGCTGTGCTGTGCTCGGCAGGTTCGCCGACCGCCTCCGCGGAGGACCCAAGGGCGCTGCTGCTCGGCGCCATCGCCAACACCAAGGGCTCGTACCTGGTGTACAACTTCGGCGGGCAGTTCGCCGCGCCGTTCCTCACCGCCGACGGCCGGGCTTACACCCTGAACAACGGCGGCCATCTGATGACGATCAAGAACGCGTCCACGCGCCTGAGTCCACGTCTGCTCGTCGACACGCACCAGGGCTATCAGTCCCGGTGTGAGCGCACCCCCGGCGCCCGCACCAACGAAGGCCTGTGGCAGGCGTCGGAAACCTATGCGCCCCTCAACGCCTGGCAGGTCCTGGGACAGCCGACCATCGCGGTCAACGCCAACTTCTTCGACGTCCGGCCGCAGAAGGGCGGCTCGTGGCGCGACACCAAGTGCAGTTCACCGCTCGGCGCCTACGTCGACAACACCCGCGGTCAGGGCCGCGCCAATCAAGCGGTCACCGGGACGCTCGCCTACGCGGGTAAACAGGGCCTCTCCGGCGGCAACGAACACTGGTCGGCGCTGGCCACGATGATCCTGCCGGTGGGCGGCGCACCGTACGTGATCATGCCCAAGGGGCCCAACGACTACGACGCGGCGACCCCGGAGATCACGCGACTCGTCGACGGTGGCACACGGTTCGTGGCGGTGGCCGGGATCGGCCTGCTCGCACCGGGAGACACCGGCCAACTCAACGACAACGGGCCGAGCGCGGCCCGCACCGCGCTGGGGTACAACCGCGCGGCCGATCAGCTGTATGTGTTCCAGGGCGGCAGCTACACCCCCGACAACATGCAGGACCTGTTCCGCGGGCTCGGCGCCGACAACGCCGTGTTGCTCGACGGCGGAGGATCGTCGGCGATCGTGCTGCGCCGCGATACCGGCGGAATGTGGAGCGGCGCAGGTTCTCCGCGCGGCAACTGCGACACCCGCGCGGTGCTGTGCGACTCGCGTGAGCGCGCGCTGCCCAGCTGGCTCGCGTTCAACTGA